In the genome of Daucus carota subsp. sativus chromosome 9, DH1 v3.0, whole genome shotgun sequence, the window CTGTTTTTATGGATACACCGACATAATTCCTCATACTTTGCAGTATCTTGTCTGAGACAAAACCTTGCGGGAGGTCATATATTTGCACCCATATATCCATTTTATGCAGCTTAACAGCGTCCGGGGCTTCATTTTTTTCCAGTTTGGGAAAGATCAACAAGCTCTGCTCGAAAGTCCAAGGGCCACCATCCAAAACTTTCTATAAATACAAGACATGATATAATACAAAAGAGTAGTGTTGTGCCCCTAGACTGTGTACCTCCATCTCTTCCTTAGATCTCTAGAGTGATTCAAGAACGTGTTGCATTGCAGTCAAGATCATTTTCGAAAAAATGAGGCAATCGAGGTGGGTTTATCGGATTAATATTGCGCCGCGATTGAATTTCGAGAATACTTTCCGaatttttctttgatttgaTGAGAGAGATGAAGGAAAGAGGTGTGGTGGAATTTGGGCTTAAGGATAAATGACGGAAATGTAGAAATTGAGGTGTGAGTTTGGTGCAGGGGTTGGTATTTGGATTTGTAGAGATATGAAGCCATTAAGATCGAGAGATTTGATTTGGTTGTCTAGTATTTCAATATTTAGGAGGTTTAatgaccttttaaccctcaaaGTTTGGAGGGTTGTTCCGGTGCGGCCTCGATGTTTCAACATGCCAACTAAGATACCAGAAGCAAGTCGATTGGAATATTGTGGCTTCCCTAGAACATAGTGCATACCTACAAAATTGCTAATATCGTGGTTAATTACTAACATATATGCTGTctaaatttatacataaaaaatttacGTGTTTACCTTTTTTGCCCTCAAAGTTTGGAGGgttgtaccttttaacccttttGCCCAAAATTTACCCAtataagggttaaaaggtacattCAGGAAATTTGGAGGGTTGAATCGAACAAGTTGAAACGTCGAGGCCGTATCGGAACGACCTTCCAAACtttgagggctaaaaggtcGTTAATCATATTTAGAAATAAGACATGTTAATTATGTATTCTTTCAATTTTAAGAGCGCGCAAGCGCAAAAATATTTatgcaatatattatataatcaaatatgatttcaagtattaaatttttgaaatcGTATTTGTAATTGATTTTCGTTAATTTTGATTGATAGGTTATAAATATAGTTGAAAACGTTGAaaactttattaatttttaaaattgtatttttagtTTATTCTGGTTCATCGTTTGTAAATATGATTTGcaaatcatatttttgaaatcattttttaaaaattgacaatttaaaacaatacatttttatgtatttttaacatattttaaaacttgaatatttttgtagaatgccaatttatattatactttttttttaccGTAGATTATATTAAcaaggggtgtattcgattgagattttatagattttttttcCATTAATGAAATTCGAGAGTATTCGATTGAAATTGTTTCTTGGGATATTCaattggattttaaattatgctacaaaatctaatGGTagtcaattaggattttaaattatacttaaaattcgaaggtattcaattgagattgtttaaaattcattaaaatctaatggtattcaaatgctgatggagatttatagatttaataaaatgataaattttgtgGATAGTGAATTCtttagtatatttaaattttttgaaaacccATCAAAATCCATGAAATTTTGAAGTATTATGCTTAATCCTAAATAATCGATATCAATTATTTGACTTTctatcaagaatccgcataaAACTAATTACAtactatttattaaaattcataataaaaacaacttattaaaatccaaataaaatacaccCTCTAAATTCAGAAACACGTGAGGTTTGATAAAATATGCACCTATCAAAATTAGAGAGGAGTGCACATTTTATTAGGAAGGTCTTTAGAATCCGGTATCAAAGATAAGTAAATCATCCTTCATTTTTCGTAAAAAAaactactttttattttatttaggagAAGGATAATTCAAACCCCTTTCAAAGTCCAAACAGGCCCTTAAATCTTTTGAGCTGCAAGCCTGCAACAGGGGTTTTAGGCTTTTAGCTCAAATCAGGGTTTAAGACTTTGCTATATTccttttcttaaatttcaaagTCATGGAACTCAATTTTCAAATTAGAGATTTTTGTTATCTGGGTTCTTTAAGATTTTCAATTTTGTCAAGTGGGTCAGTAGAAAATTTTGATCTTTCTCACCACAAATCTCTCAGTTTGATTCACCActagtgtgtgtatatatgtaagtatatacactaatatgatACTGAGAAAGCTTAAATTTGATGGATTTACTAAAACAGTAAGGCAATTTGGAGCCTGCCCTTTGGAAGTGAATACTAGGAATCTTTCAAGCGAGCATAACACTTTGTGTTTTTCGTTAGCTGATCAGCTTATTCGTTGCGGTTCAGTAGCGTCTGCGCAGAAGGTTGTGAGGAGAATGATTAATAATTGTTTGACAGTCTCCGAGGCATGTTCGGTTGTGGATTTTGCAGTTAGTAGAGGTATGGAACTTGATTGTTGTAGTTATGGTACCCTTATAAGTAAACTTGTGAATTCAGGTGAAATGCGGATGGCTGAATCATTGTTTGTAGATAGAATAAATAGTAGATGTATTGATTGTAACGGGTCTTTGTTGAATTTGATGGTAGTTTGTTATTGTAAACTAGGAAAAATAGAGGAAGCGAAATCAGTGTTTGATAGGCTCGTTTCAGGGTTATATGTTTTGGATAAAGGTTCTTGTTTTGCTCTTTTAAGAGAGCTTTGTATGGGAGATAGAGTCTTGGAGGCATTTGATTATTTCCGTAGGATAGATGATAAAGGAATTTTTTTGGCATTTTGGTGTTATAATATTCTGGCTGATGGATTGTGTTATAGGGGTTACTTGGATGAAGCTATATGTCTTTTTGATATGATGTGTCATAGAGGGATACGACCTAGTGCTTATTTTTGCAAGTCATTAGTGTTTGCCTTTTGTTCAAGGGGTCGGATTGAGGTGGCTGAGTTGTTATGTATGAAAATGGAGTCTTTTGGTTATGTTTTGGACAAAACTATGTACACTTCCGTAATTCGTGAATATTGCAGGAGGAGGAAAATGAAAATGGCCTTAAGAGTTTTCTTTAGGATGCTCAAGATAGGGTGTGAACTGGACACCTACATTTACAACACTTTGATATACGGGTTTGGTAATTTAGGTAGGTTTGATGAGTGCTGGGCGTTGTGTAACCAGATGGTGGAATCGGGTTTAAAACCTGACACTGTGACCTATAGTGTTATGATAAATAATTACTGTAAGAAAAAGAAAGTTGATAATGCACTCACGATATTAAATAGAATGAGTCATTCTGGTCCTTCACCATCAGTCCATTGTTTTACAGTCCTAATAGATGCCCTTTATGAGGCAAATAGGAATGTTGAGGCCGAAGAATTGTACATCAAGGTGCTGAAGAGTGGGGTTACCCCGGatcatgttttattttttacactGATGAAGAAATGTGAGAGAGGGAAATGGCTTCATCTTGTTCTTATGATTTTACAGGCAATTGCAGAGAATGGCTGCGGGATTGACATTTCATCTTCATCCATATCGGGTAATTCAAGATCTAAGAGTGACTTGGAACTCGAAATAAACCATTTGTTAAGGGAGATACTGGGATGCAACATGCCTCTAGCTAGCATGGCCTTCAGCATATATGTCAGTGCTCTTGGCATGTCTGGAAATATTGATGCTGCTCTCCATTGCATAGATAAAATGCTGAGTCTTGGATGCCAACCTTTGCTCTTTGCATTTAACTCTGTGATCAAGGGCTTTTGTCAAGAAGGATATGCTAAGCAGGCCAACTGTCTGATTGAGCTCATGCAAGATCAGGGTATTCTCCCGGATCTTACAACTTATCTAATAATGATTGATGAGTACTCCAAGCGAGGTGACATGCCATCAACCTTTGATATTATCAATCAGATGGAAGCTAGGGGACTACAACCTAATGTTGCTATCTACGACTCCATCATAAATGGTTTAAGCGGGGAAAAAAGAATAAATGATgcaaaatatatgtttaatagGATGGTTGAGGCTGGCGTTGCTCCTGATGACATTTTGTTTATCTCAATTACTAAAGCCTTCTCTCAGAGTGGAAAAGCAAGAGAAGCACATCAAATCTTTGATAATATGGTGGAGTACGGTTTTCAGCCCAGTTGCCAGGTTTACAGTGCTCTTATAAGTGGGTTCGTTAAGAAAAATATGACTGAGAAGGGTTCTCACTACCTTGATAGAATGTTGGCAGATGGTTTTTTGCCAAATATTATGCTTTATACTTATCTTATAAGTCAGTTTCTGAAGAAAGGAGAGATTACATTTGCTTTTGGATTATTTGATTTGATGAAGAGAAGTCAGATTAAACCTGACCGTGTAACCTATATTACACTGCTCAGTGCTGTATGTAACAAAACAATGTTTTTGGGGAAAAGATGGCCCACATCAAATACCAAATTGAAAATGGGGCAGGAAATGTTGTACCAATTGCTCAGTCAGAGACTTGTTGTGCCTAGGGTTACGAAATGTAGTATGTGGTTTATTACACGAAGGGAACTGATACTATTTGCACTGAATTTGATCAAAAAAGAAGCAGCTACCTTCATGCCAGATGTGTACCTATATAACTGCATGATTTCTGGATTTTGTTGGATAAGCGAGATGGAGATTGCATATAACTATGTTGCTCTGATGAAAAGAGATGGTGTGCACCCAAATATTGTGACTTTTACAATTCTCATTGATGGGCATATTCGAGTAAATGAAATTGACCGAGCGGTTGCTCTTTACAACAAAATTAACGGAGATGGTTTTGTTCCAGATAAAACCATGTATAATACTTTGATAAGAGGTCTTTGCAATGCTAGAAGACCATTTTGTGCATTGGCACTTTCAGTCACAATGCATAAAAGAGGGTATTCCCCTTCGGAGGCTTCATATGAGAGGTTACTTGGTTGTTTCTTTGCTTGTGGTTTGAGCATCAGTGCCTTAAAAATCTTTGAAGATATGCTTGCCCATGGCTACAAACCTTGCCGTTACAATCTTAACCGTTTGTACGCCATGTTACATGATAACAAAAGTTGTGATGATGCCTAATCCCACAGTCGGTCTTATTCTTTTGGTCCAGTCACTTTCTCCGTCAATTTAAAAGTTAGAATCTgttccctcccccccccccccccccccctcacATACATATGTACATATGGTAGACATGTAACAtgcatttttattgtttttgtatATAGTTTATATAGCTGATTGGCATGTGTAATATAATGTCGGTATATACATTTTGTGTAGGTACTTGCCTTCAGAATTATAAACGGGTAGAAATTCCATCCACACTTGGCAATTAAATCCTCCTACTCGATTACAAACAAGTTGCACGTTAAGTTTCAGGTAATTATGATGAACTGTTACACCACTTTCTGTCATATTCCTTCTTTTACGTGTGTATTTCTCTTAATATTAACATAATAAGACAAGCTTCATATGTATGTTTAATCCCCCAACTTTATGAGATAAGATAAAGCTACTATCTGAGATCTGCTTGTAGTTGAAATTTAAACTGccattctttttttctttttttttgggggggggggggggggggtcttAAAAGAGCATAATAGGGTTTTGAAGTGCATTCTGGGTTTATTACGTAAAGCAggatacaaaatttatatacaaattttattaagTTGAAGGTAAGATGACAATGTCTGAGACTTTGATCCACCTTTGCCTGCTCTATATTTCTTCGGTTCTTCCTGATTCAAGGGGGTGAATGACAACTAGTTTTGGAAAGAGGGAGTAGTTTACTTTACTACTATTAGCTACTTGTAACTCAAAATGCTTCTATCCCCTCTATATTACAATACAGCTGAATGATTTTGTAGTCAATTTATAAACTCTAGATAGCTTGTGCAAGAATATCCATTATCCGTCAATCTATCAGAAACATAACCAGCCTTATTCTGTATATTCAGTTTACGtttgaaaatgagaattttTTTCTTATCGCACTCTTTACAAGTGACAAGGTTAATTATGTAATCTATTTAATAGTTACACTATCATTGCGTGCTTATAGATATCGATCATTGTTACTCAGAATAATTATGAATTCAGAACGAAGTTGAGGGGAGTTGTTCGTGCTGTAACCTTGTCTGATTTTGTATTTAGGACGCTTTCGCAAATTGCAGTTTGGTAGACTGCCATCACACTATATGTCCTCTCAGGTAAGAGATTCTTTtttgtgatttataattttggtGATGATTAATTGTAGAAAATAAGATAttcactcacacacacacacatgcttTCACTAGACTCGAACCCTCAATCTCTTGTTACCAGGGGAAAAGGGGTATTTACTAGGCTACAGTGAAAGCTGAAGCCAAGAAGCAACTATGCCTTTAAGGTAGAGtagccaatttttttttttgattagtATCTGCCTAACAGCGTGAAACCTATGTGGCAGCGGCAAAACATTCCAGGAGGCACTAAAAAGATTAATCGGAGGATGATGTTTTGCCGCAGTGATGGTGTGGTTTGTATTTCTCATCTATAGGGCACCACATTAACCctttttgaagaaaatgagaGCTACATTCATGGACCAAGGGAGTGAAACAACTCCCAAGTATAAGTTAGTTCAGTTTTGGGATTGCAATTAGTATTTGATGCATGATTACTGATATACTCAAAATGTCAGAATCACTTCATCCTTTCAATTTGAAAGTTATATCATCTCTATTCTAAGTCTGTGACAGATATATGTGCATATAAATacgtaattatattatttattgagAGGTTGATTGTTGCTGGGAATTTCTTATACGGATGTTTTTATAATCTTTGTGTAGGTACTTCCTTTGAACCCTAATTCGCAGCTTACTCTTCATTGCTCAGAGTTCAAAATTCTTTGCTCCGGTTTCACTATGCAATTGTATCGTCTATCAAAGTTTAGAATCAAGTTGCTCAGTAAGTTTCAGGTAATCATAATGACCTATAATACCAGTTTTGTCCATATGTTTCTTGTATGCTTTCTTAATTATGTTACTGGCATTGTAAAAATGATCTTAATATCTATGCATTGGTTTAGTCACCAAATAAAACAAGCATGTAACTGTAAAAGTATTATCCAAATTGATCAATACACTGTTATAATATGTAAGGTAATTGTTAAGAGATCTGCTTCTTTACTGTGTGTGTACCTTTGCTTAGTttgcaaaatataaataatagtaaCCCCTAAAATGCAATCTTTAAGATATGCTAGTGGTTATGACTTTTAATCAATAAAAGAAAGCTCTGCACAATGTTATTAAATGCGATATGCGCACAGAAGCGCAAAGGCCCCCCCCAGAGCATAAGCGCAACACGCAACCCGAAATGCGCGGATTCATCGAagacaaataaatatacatatataaatgatatataagcAGAAAATTGTTAATTTACAGATAAGATGACATTTAATTGATAAAGCAACCAAATTCTTCTAAAGTCAAAGTAGCAAAGATTTCCAAACTTAGTCCATTCTTCCACATCTTCGTCATCAATATTCAGgaaatcatcatcatctttaCTAATATAATTCGGATCTCTAATAAAGTCTTCTTCATCATACTCAAGTCATATGTGTATATACAACACttgtatgtataaatatatgttagTGTATACACGATATGTGTATCTTATATATGTGGGTATCTATATGCAATAATCATAAAAGAAGATGAGTTTAATTTTTGTCTCCAGTTCGATATCTCTTGTTCTTGCATGTAAATCTGGTCTGTATCTATTTGTGTTCCTTACTATAAGGTCCACAGGGTTATTTTTTGACCCATTTCCTTTTAAAATGACTCATTTTAAAAGAAGCGCACTTATTTTGCGCTTTTGAACAGCGCATAAGCGCTCGATGCGCATAAAAGCGAGCGCATTGCATCTCCGAAGCGATGCGCTTCAGGTGGGCATTGCATCGCATATCGAAGCGATGCGCTTCAGGTGGGCATTGCATCGCATATCGAAGCGATGCGCTTCAGGTGGGCATTGCATCGCATATCGAATATGCGTTCGCATATGCGCGCTTTTAATAACACTGGCTCTGCATGACAATAAAAGGTGAATAATTGAACCATGAATGTACAGGGTGGACTTTGCTAAAAGTTGAAAAACTACCGCAGCTCGTCAAATGTAAACATCTACTTTCTTGGCAGGCGAAGAGCCATTGTGTGCCCTTGGTTTACCCTGAAATCCATGAATAGTAGTATGCATTATCTGATGTAGGATAATGGGCTAAGAAAGGGTCAGAAACAAGGAGATAACACCTATCTCAACAGAGAATTGGCCGAGACGCAAATAAATTTTCAGTTTCACCCGGTAATCATGAATTCATAGTGCTCAACTCTAATAAATAATGAAGATTACAATTTTTCAGTAGATATACAAAATTTCAGAAGAAGTAAACCTAGGGAAAAAGGAAACTAATCCAGACTAGGAAGTACTACATCTTACTCATCTACCGTGATATATCTTAATTCTAGAATATGTATTCCTGATTAGATAGCAAAATATTTAGTTACAACTACACTTGTATccttataataatataagattatTAATGTTAATTTAAATCTTCTTGCCATTAGTATTTGTTCACCGAAGATGATATGGTAGAGTTGtagggatggcaatcgggtcggatcgggttgGGTTTAatgaaatccatatccaatccgttatatttcgggccgggtcgggttcgggtttggatattaaaatgtaaatccaaatccaattcgtcgggttttttcggatTTTGGATTGGATTTGGGTTTCAACTggatatcttaaaaaaatatttaaaaataaaaaaatgacaaaCCTATCAGGataattaagtttttttttcaaaattatgattattggatgggattatatttatttaatttagaaCAATATAAACTTATACCATATTAATTTTCACTATTACCAATCattcaatttatcaattataatgaatttatatatgcTTATACTTGAACTATGAGATAGAAAATACtagatcaaaaaaaaattaaattaattttattaaataacatGCCCCCGTGTCATGTAATAACATATTTTGTACAATATATTACTGATGAAGTATTTGTCTGGAATAGAATTCCTTATTCCTTAAACAAATCTAATGATATAgagattattatattacattcattaaaaaagttaaataatatatatatatatatatatattatcaataatttaatatgaatatacAATATGGTGTATAAATAAGGGTTcgatcgggttcgggtcggatttcggatttcggatcgggtttcggaTTTCGGATCGGTAAAGttcatatccaaatccaaatccaaaaaaaattgggtacaaatccatatccaaatccaaaaaatcagGTTCGGTATATCCAAAAATTCGGATTTCGGATCAGGTATccgtcggatcggattattttgcCATCCCTTTAGAGTTGCCTTACATGCATAATTATGCTATTTTCGTAGAGTTGTTGTGGGTTGAAACCCCACATTCACGATTCAACCGTTTTTACCGGGTTGTTGGACTTTTCTAGACtcgatataatataatttatatgtaatacATTAGTTATAGTGTTCAAGTGTTAGAAATGATTTAAAGTTTTTGGTTGAAcattttgttaaaatagaaccCAAGGTTTTCCAAGAAGTGCGTGCTTGTgtgtttttctaaaatatggtTGTGTACCCTAAAATTGGTTCCTGCCTCCCTCACTGATTTTTGATACATTGTCAATTTTAGTTGGGCTAATAATCTTTGGTAACTTTTGACaccaaaactaaaaaagcaTCTTGACACACATATGAGTATAAT includes:
- the LOC108200248 gene encoding pentatricopeptide repeat-containing protein At5g62370, whose product is MILRKLKFDGFTKTVRQFGACPLEVNTRNLSSEHNTLCFSLADQLIRCGSVASAQKVVRRMINNCLTVSEACSVVDFAVSRGMELDCCSYGTLISKLVNSGEMRMAESLFVDRINSRCIDCNGSLLNLMVVCYCKLGKIEEAKSVFDRLVSGLYVLDKGSCFALLRELCMGDRVLEAFDYFRRIDDKGIFLAFWCYNILADGLCYRGYLDEAICLFDMMCHRGIRPSAYFCKSLVFAFCSRGRIEVAELLCMKMESFGYVLDKTMYTSVIREYCRRRKMKMALRVFFRMLKIGCELDTYIYNTLIYGFGNLGRFDECWALCNQMVESGLKPDTVTYSVMINNYCKKKKVDNALTILNRMSHSGPSPSVHCFTVLIDALYEANRNVEAEELYIKVLKSGVTPDHVLFFTLMKKCERGKWLHLVLMILQAIAENGCGIDISSSSISGNSRSKSDLELEINHLLREILGCNMPLASMAFSIYVSALGMSGNIDAALHCIDKMLSLGCQPLLFAFNSVIKGFCQEGYAKQANCLIELMQDQGILPDLTTYLIMIDEYSKRGDMPSTFDIINQMEARGLQPNVAIYDSIINGLSGEKRINDAKYMFNRMVEAGVAPDDILFISITKAFSQSGKAREAHQIFDNMVEYGFQPSCQVYSALISGFVKKNMTEKGSHYLDRMLADGFLPNIMLYTYLISQFLKKGEITFAFGLFDLMKRSQIKPDRVTYITLLSAVCNKTMFLGKRWPTSNTKLKMGQEMLYQLLSQRLVVPRVTKCSMWFITRRELILFALNLIKKEAATFMPDVYLYNCMISGFCWISEMEIAYNYVALMKRDGVHPNIVTFTILIDGHIRVNEIDRAVALYNKINGDGFVPDKTMYNTLIRGLCNARRPFCALALSVTMHKRGYSPSEASYERLLGCFFACGLSISALKIFEDMLAHGYKPCRYNLNRLYAMLHDNKSCDDA